The Crocosphaera subtropica ATCC 51142 genome includes a window with the following:
- a CDS encoding phosphodiester glycosidase family protein yields MTKLPWYPLSLFSISLTTTLLVYLSLGNSPPTETGKVTLTPKIPPAEASNSIQQGKEITLNGKTYPIPWTQWRQGDTIRTGISDIGAMNLLGLELLSTKDPTLQPVRWFGTDSDRPLPILARFIAPYRYLDITELIQLAGGQLQVNNHTLDLNFPLAQINNIRQGNQTWGKRIVLEVDRPTVWQISEAKGHGVVMISGKASQTKLSDYDASSPAKPWINTDEDDLGSPVSQPESSSLFSLEDTGTLTKVHVNLPTAHGLNVFSLSNPNRIVIDVRADGMVPKEIVWTPGIIWRQQLVTINNGSKQETFPVNWLEIDQRSPNISLKPITTNFNGQTGTAPLVTTAQKWQAAAAINGGFFNRNNQLPLGAIRQDNNWLSSPILGRGAIGWNDNGQVYLNRLALQETLLTRAGNKIPIAFLNSGYIQAGVSRYTSEWGQTYTPLSDNETIVFVENNQVTYQEQAAKAGTKSYPIPSNGYLLTIRKNAVSSNLLSRGMGVNLESDTIPSEFNQLSHVLGAGPLLISNRRIVLNAVSEKFSKGFQTQKASRSAIGLSKRGTIMFVAVHTRVGGSGASLDEMAQIMQRLGATDALNLDGGSSTGLVLGGQLIDRSPVTAARVHNGIGVFVKP; encoded by the coding sequence GTGACGAAACTTCCCTGGTACCCCTTGAGTCTTTTTTCTATTTCCTTAACAACTACCTTATTAGTTTATCTTTCTCTGGGTAATTCACCGCCAACAGAAACAGGTAAGGTCACCTTAACACCGAAAATTCCTCCGGCTGAAGCCTCTAATTCTATTCAGCAAGGAAAAGAAATTACCCTAAATGGAAAAACTTATCCAATTCCTTGGACTCAATGGCGACAAGGGGATACAATTCGCACGGGAATTAGTGATATTGGGGCAATGAATTTACTGGGATTAGAATTACTCAGCACAAAAGATCCCACCTTACAACCAGTTCGTTGGTTTGGTACCGATTCTGATCGACCTTTACCTATTTTAGCTCGCTTTATCGCCCCTTATCGTTACTTAGATATTACCGAATTAATTCAGTTAGCAGGGGGACAATTACAGGTTAATAATCATACCTTAGACTTGAACTTTCCTCTGGCACAAATTAATAACATTCGTCAAGGCAATCAAACCTGGGGAAAGCGTATTGTTTTAGAAGTGGATCGTCCGACCGTTTGGCAAATTAGTGAGGCTAAAGGTCATGGGGTGGTGATGATTTCAGGGAAAGCGTCTCAAACAAAATTGTCTGATTATGACGCTTCTTCTCCAGCAAAACCGTGGATAAATACGGATGAAGATGACTTAGGAAGTCCCGTTTCTCAACCTGAATCTTCTTCTTTATTCTCCTTAGAAGATACGGGAACTTTAACCAAGGTTCATGTTAATTTACCTACGGCACATGGCTTAAATGTCTTTAGTTTATCTAACCCGAATCGTATTGTTATTGATGTTCGGGCTGATGGGATGGTTCCGAAAGAAATTGTTTGGACTCCAGGGATTATTTGGCGACAACAATTAGTGACGATTAATAATGGGAGTAAACAAGAAACTTTTCCCGTTAATTGGTTAGAAATTGACCAGCGATCGCCCAATATTTCCCTTAAACCCATCACCACTAATTTTAATGGTCAAACTGGGACAGCCCCTTTAGTAACAACTGCTCAAAAATGGCAAGCGGCTGCTGCGATTAACGGGGGCTTTTTTAACCGCAACAATCAACTTCCCCTAGGAGCTATTCGTCAAGATAATAATTGGTTATCTAGTCCGATTTTAGGTAGAGGTGCTATTGGTTGGAATGATAACGGTCAAGTTTATCTGAATCGACTGGCCTTACAAGAAACCTTGCTCACAAGAGCAGGAAATAAAATTCCTATTGCTTTCTTAAATAGTGGCTATATTCAAGCTGGAGTCTCCCGTTACACCTCCGAATGGGGTCAAACTTATACCCCTTTAAGTGATAACGAAACGATTGTTTTTGTAGAAAATAATCAAGTGACCTATCAAGAACAAGCTGCCAAAGCTGGTACGAAATCTTATCCTATTCCTAGCAATGGCTATCTTTTAACTATTCGCAAAAATGCTGTTTCTTCTAATCTCTTATCTCGGGGTATGGGAGTTAACCTAGAAAGTGATACTATTCCCAGTGAATTTAATCAATTATCCCATGTTTTAGGGGCTGGTCCGCTATTAATTAGTAACCGCAGAATTGTTTTAAATGCTGTTAGCGAAAAGTTTAGTAAAGGCTTCCAAACCCAAAAAGCCTCCCGTAGTGCTATCGGACTGAGTAAACGAGGGACGATTATGTTCGTGGCTGTCCATACCCGTGTTGGAGGTAGTGGGGCAAGTTTAGATGAAATGGCTCAGATTATGCAACGCTTGGGAGCAACGGATGCTCTTAATTTGGATGGGGGAAGTTCTACTGGTTTAGTCTTAGGAGGACAATTAATTGATCGTTCTCCTGTCACTGCAGCTAGAGTTCACAACGGTATCGGCGTATTTGTTAAGCCCTAA
- a CDS encoding LysR family transcriptional regulator — protein sequence MIQATLHQLKVFEATARHGSFTRAAEELFITQPTVSSQIKQLTKAIGLPLFEQIGKRLYLTEAGQELLRTCQEIFERLDNFEMKVADLKGTKQGQLRLGVITTAKYFIPRILGSFCQQYPGIEVSLKVTNHQQIQRRMLDNEDDLYIVSNPPDALDLCTQPFLDNPLVVIALKNHPLAGKQNIPISALEGEPFIMREEGSGTRRAVQNLFDKHNISVHVRLELGSNEAIKQAIAGGLGISVLSQHTLISEGIDSELTVLDVEHFPIQRRWYVAYLGGKQLSVITKAFLDYLLEESSNFSVPSIQRLAKVL from the coding sequence TTGATACAAGCAACCCTACATCAATTAAAGGTCTTTGAAGCGACAGCACGTCATGGCAGTTTTACCCGTGCGGCCGAAGAGTTATTTATCACACAACCTACAGTTTCCAGTCAAATTAAACAACTCACGAAAGCCATTGGTCTTCCCTTGTTTGAGCAAATTGGTAAGCGTCTGTATCTAACAGAAGCAGGACAAGAACTACTGAGAACTTGTCAAGAAATTTTTGAAAGATTAGATAATTTTGAGATGAAAGTAGCTGATTTAAAAGGCACTAAACAGGGACAATTGCGTTTAGGGGTGATTACCACCGCTAAATATTTTATTCCTAGAATTTTAGGCTCTTTCTGCCAACAATATCCAGGCATAGAAGTTTCCCTCAAAGTCACTAATCATCAACAAATTCAGCGTAGAATGTTAGACAACGAAGATGATCTTTATATTGTCAGTAATCCTCCTGATGCATTAGATTTATGTACTCAACCTTTTCTAGATAACCCCTTAGTTGTAATTGCTCTTAAAAATCATCCCTTAGCTGGTAAACAGAATATTCCTATTAGTGCTTTAGAAGGAGAACCTTTTATCATGAGGGAAGAGGGTTCGGGAACCAGAAGAGCAGTACAAAATCTCTTTGACAAACATAACATCTCGGTTCATGTCAGATTAGAACTAGGAAGTAATGAAGCTATCAAACAAGCCATTGCCGGTGGTTTAGGGATTTCGGTTCTATCTCAACACACTTTAATTTCTGAAGGAATTGATAGTGAATTAACCGTGTTAGATGTAGAACATTTTCCCATTCAACGTCGTTGGTATGTTGCCTATTTAGGAGGGAAACAACTATCGGTTATCACGAAAGCTTTTCTCGATTATTTATTAGAAGAAAGCAGTAACTTTTCAGTTCCCAGTATTCAAAGATTAGCCAAGGTTTTATAA
- a CDS encoding rhomboid family intramembrane serine protease, with translation MIDINVLIVIIVFFSCLVTIIGVTQGIIPKNDGWITISVLIILVTVLFLVINLSLTAWIGGILSMVFLIIPQWGFRRINHLLEIKNYQKSRQLLSRLMVLHFTQYWRNYYQLLLALELADKGNGKKAIDVLHRSNNHLPIFHYYYQLFTYEILGDWQSCLQWFDEQVDKKILWKDPLLLTYYIRSLGETGGLNQLFEEILTVQSVLLKLKKNSYISRIKLYVFAFSGQISGIQKLFQCELSFYPKYLQAFWLITAKTVIDQNNDNYKILLRKDLYNHHILKSSIEWRRKQRSIPIFDKIKNNSYRILYKINLKEKELNSNSKIFRVKNHQITLCLIILNSLVFLAEIGFGGTENFKTLEQLGALVPMFVWKGEFWRLITANFLHYGWGHFLTNMLGLYIIGNLVESLSNKSKYIIVYFFSGVGSMFAFSYIALYANKVDYILVGASASIMGLLGSLTAIFLRKWLQNKSSINRKRLLIMVTVITFQLMSDLLIPQVSMLSHLFGLLIGFTLENLGNFLIHRKTYP, from the coding sequence ATGATAGATATCAATGTGTTGATTGTTATAATCGTTTTTTTCTCTTGTTTAGTTACGATCATAGGAGTTACTCAAGGAATTATCCCTAAAAATGATGGTTGGATAACCATTAGTGTGTTAATCATTTTAGTTACGGTTTTATTCTTAGTTATTAATCTTAGTTTAACTGCTTGGATAGGCGGAATTTTATCCATGGTTTTCTTAATCATTCCTCAGTGGGGATTCCGTCGAATTAATCATTTATTGGAAATTAAAAACTATCAAAAATCTCGTCAGCTTTTATCTCGGTTAATGGTTTTACATTTTACTCAATATTGGCGCAACTATTATCAATTGTTATTAGCTTTAGAATTAGCTGACAAAGGAAATGGAAAAAAAGCCATTGATGTTTTGCATAGAAGTAATAATCATCTTCCTATTTTTCATTATTACTATCAACTCTTTACCTATGAAATTCTGGGAGACTGGCAGAGTTGTTTACAGTGGTTTGATGAACAAGTTGACAAAAAAATATTATGGAAAGATCCGCTTTTACTCACTTATTACATAAGAAGTTTAGGGGAAACTGGTGGATTGAATCAATTATTTGAAGAGATTTTAACTGTACAATCTGTTTTATTGAAACTAAAAAAAAATTCTTATATTTCCCGCATCAAACTGTATGTTTTTGCTTTTTCTGGACAGATTTCAGGTATTCAAAAATTGTTTCAATGCGAATTATCTTTTTACCCAAAATACTTACAAGCATTTTGGTTGATTACAGCAAAAACAGTGATTGATCAAAATAATGATAACTATAAAATTTTACTGAGAAAAGATTTATATAATCATCACATATTAAAGTCTTCAATTGAATGGAGAAGGAAACAACGATCAATTCCTATCTTTGATAAAATAAAAAATAATAGCTATAGAATTCTTTATAAAATTAATTTAAAAGAAAAAGAATTGAATTCAAATTCAAAGATTTTTAGAGTTAAAAATCATCAAATAACCCTATGTTTAATTATTCTGAATTCCCTAGTATTTCTTGCAGAAATTGGTTTTGGTGGGACTGAAAATTTTAAAACTTTAGAGCAATTAGGGGCTTTAGTTCCTATGTTTGTCTGGAAAGGTGAATTTTGGCGATTGATTACTGCTAATTTTCTCCACTATGGATGGGGACATTTTTTAACAAATATGTTGGGACTTTATATTATAGGCAATTTAGTAGAATCTTTAAGCAATAAATCTAAGTATATTATCGTTTATTTTTTCAGTGGCGTTGGTTCCATGTTTGCCTTTTCTTATATAGCCCTTTATGCAAATAAAGTGGATTATATTCTTGTTGGTGCTTCCGCTTCAATTATGGGATTATTGGGGAGTTTAACAGCAATTTTTTTAAGAAAATGGTTACAAAATAAATCATCTATTAACCGAAAAAGACTGCTAATTATGGTCACCGTAATTACCTTTCAATTGATGTCTGATTTACTCATCCCTCAAGTCAGCATGCTAAGTCATTTATTTGGTTTATTAATCGGCTTTACTCTAGAAAATCTTGGCAATTTTTTGATTCATAGAAAAACATATCCTTAA
- a CDS encoding DUF2854 domain-containing protein, which yields MLRKLSLARVGLTVGGILTIIGFVAYAMDNPTLNLAGFFYGIPILLGGLALKAAELKPIPYSQVLSTETIALREEKATPTQNQIRKDVTRYRYGQEAHLDDSLERLGLSPTDEDRPLLVAIREENLEGNYGLILEFESPFITLETWQEKKEKIAKFFGPGISVKIDGKEDNKVDVFLISLGNNQDN from the coding sequence ATGTTACGCAAACTTTCATTAGCACGAGTCGGACTAACAGTGGGAGGCATATTAACCATCATTGGTTTTGTAGCCTATGCTATGGATAATCCTACCCTCAATTTAGCAGGATTTTTCTACGGTATCCCCATTTTATTAGGAGGGCTGGCGTTAAAAGCAGCCGAACTTAAACCCATTCCCTATAGTCAAGTCCTATCGACAGAAACTATCGCCTTAAGGGAAGAAAAAGCCACCCCAACTCAAAATCAAATTCGTAAAGATGTCACCCGTTATCGTTATGGACAAGAAGCCCATCTTGATGATTCCCTTGAACGGTTGGGGTTAAGTCCTACGGACGAAGATAGACCCCTTTTGGTGGCAATTCGAGAGGAAAACCTTGAGGGAAATTATGGGTTAATATTAGAATTTGAATCTCCTTTTATTACGTTGGAAACTTGGCAAGAAAAAAAAGAAAAAATTGCAAAGTTTTTTGGACCCGGTATTTCAGTAAAAATTGATGGCAAAGAAGATAACAAGGTTGATGTTTTCTTAATTAGTCTAGGTAATAATCAAGATAACTAA
- a CDS encoding DUF4079 domain-containing protein: MTIDIPEPIKVWSQFGHPLLMWILFALTLYALYLGIQWRRTRFADKDNKKELLKKDFRSRHYQLGSLLLGLMVLGNLGGMAITYINNGKLFVGPHLLVGLTMTGLIAVSASLSPLMQKGNELARYTHITLNMALVGLFGWQAFSGMEIVQKILDKMS, from the coding sequence ATGACCATAGACATTCCAGAACCCATTAAAGTGTGGTCACAGTTTGGCCATCCTCTTCTTATGTGGATTTTATTCGCCTTAACCCTTTATGCCCTATATTTAGGGATTCAATGGCGACGGACTCGTTTTGCTGATAAAGATAACAAAAAAGAATTATTAAAAAAAGATTTTCGTAGTCGACACTATCAATTAGGTTCTTTACTCTTAGGTTTAATGGTATTAGGTAACCTCGGTGGTATGGCTATTACCTACATCAACAACGGTAAATTATTCGTCGGTCCCCATTTATTAGTGGGTTTAACCATGACTGGGTTAATTGCGGTTTCTGCTTCTCTTTCCCCTTTAATGCAGAAAGGTAATGAATTAGCCCGTTACACCCATATTACCCTCAATATGGCTCTTGTCGGTTTATTCGGTTGGCAAGCCTTTAGTGGCATGGAGATTGTGCAAAAAATTCTTGATAAAATGTCCTAG
- a CDS encoding glycoside hydrolase family 15 protein: MIIHNQTIGQLISSDYSLSDIQRMTHLLEQHKTFNFPRLDNGLFPAAAVISNTEYTGYSNVWVRDNIYLAYAHYLCGQIDVAVKTVHTLVQYFQTHQSRFLHIINGQVGKNEMMQRPHIRFKGETLEEIDQEWNHAQNDALGYFVWFYCKLVREKRLKTNLEQLETISLFVAYFHAIEYWHDEDSGHWEEEPKIEASSIGVVVAGLTEFKRLFQELPLNNDLKGHNTVIDLEFVNELITKGKKALEEILPSECIQEKPKNRRYDSALLFLIYPLQIIKGEIADKILDDVINHLQGDYGIRRYLKDSFWCKNYQEVPLEIRTTLSRDREQWFKDNDRELQLGEEAQWCIFDPIISAILGLKFQQTKETIYLEKQTYYLNRSLGQITSSDSPFGGFHCPELYYLEKGAYVPGDATPLLWTQANLKVALEMMKRSLIINNS; the protein is encoded by the coding sequence ATGATCATTCATAATCAAACCATTGGTCAGTTAATTTCTTCAGACTATTCTTTATCAGACATTCAAAGAATGACTCACTTATTAGAACAGCACAAAACCTTTAATTTTCCTCGTTTGGATAATGGGTTATTTCCTGCTGCTGCCGTCATTTCTAATACTGAATATACAGGATATAGTAATGTTTGGGTTAGGGATAATATTTATTTAGCCTATGCTCATTATTTGTGTGGTCAGATTGATGTAGCAGTCAAAACAGTTCATACTCTAGTGCAATATTTTCAAACCCATCAATCACGGTTTCTACATATTATTAATGGCCAAGTTGGTAAAAACGAAATGATGCAGCGTCCCCATATTCGTTTTAAGGGAGAAACTTTAGAAGAAATTGACCAAGAATGGAATCATGCTCAAAATGATGCTCTAGGATATTTTGTCTGGTTTTATTGTAAATTGGTACGAGAAAAAAGATTAAAGACTAACCTTGAACAATTAGAAACTATCAGTCTTTTTGTGGCTTATTTTCATGCCATTGAATATTGGCATGATGAAGATAGCGGTCATTGGGAAGAAGAGCCAAAAATTGAAGCCTCTAGCATTGGGGTGGTTGTAGCTGGTCTAACTGAGTTTAAACGATTATTTCAAGAATTACCATTAAACAATGATTTAAAAGGACATAATACAGTGATTGATCTTGAGTTTGTCAATGAATTAATCACAAAAGGAAAAAAAGCACTAGAGGAAATTTTACCTTCAGAGTGTATTCAGGAAAAGCCTAAAAATCGACGCTACGACTCAGCGTTACTCTTTTTAATTTATCCCCTACAAATAATTAAAGGAGAAATAGCTGATAAAATTCTTGACGATGTTATTAATCACTTACAAGGTGATTATGGGATTAGACGCTATTTAAAAGATTCTTTTTGGTGTAAAAATTATCAAGAAGTTCCCCTAGAAATTCGGACGACTCTTTCTAGGGATAGAGAACAATGGTTTAAAGATAATGATCGAGAATTACAACTAGGAGAAGAAGCCCAATGGTGCATTTTTGATCCCATTATTTCTGCTATCTTGGGTCTTAAATTTCAACAAACAAAAGAAACAATCTATCTAGAAAAACAAACCTATTATCTTAACCGTTCTTTGGGGCAAATCACTTCCTCAGATAGTCCTTTTGGTGGCTTTCACTGTCCTGAATTATATTATTTAGAAAAAGGAGCTTATGTCCCAGGAGATGCCACTCCTTTATTATGGACACAAGCTAATCTAAAAGTTGCTTTAGAAATGATGAAACGCTCTTTAATAATTAACAATTCATAA
- a CDS encoding WecB/TagA/CpsF family glycosyltransferase codes for MKTVNILDVAIHNLSTEELLHALNHQGGVVVTPNVDHFMKLRKDPELREVYQQSDYRVCDSKIVQFASHFLGTPIQEKISGSDLFPAFYGYNKDNENIKIFLLGAREGVAKIAQEKINHKVGRNIIVDCYSPAYGFEQDEDECQSILEKIKASGATVVAVGLGAPKQEKWINRYKKELPMVKIFLAIGATIDFEAGYKSRSPKWMSEAGLEWLYRLLCEPQRLWKRYLIESMPFFGLIVHQKIMTVVSGQPSILWKMLKGISHKKWAVIRFWIIILTLSKTFL; via the coding sequence ATGAAGACTGTTAACATTCTTGATGTCGCTATCCACAATCTTTCAACCGAGGAACTACTGCACGCTCTTAATCATCAAGGGGGAGTGGTAGTTACCCCTAATGTGGATCACTTCATGAAACTTCGTAAAGATCCTGAGCTAAGGGAAGTATATCAACAATCTGATTATCGGGTATGTGACAGCAAGATTGTTCAGTTTGCTTCTCACTTCTTAGGGACACCTATCCAAGAAAAAATTTCGGGATCTGATTTGTTTCCTGCTTTTTATGGATACAACAAAGATAACGAAAACATTAAAATCTTTCTCTTAGGGGCCCGAGAAGGGGTAGCCAAGATTGCCCAAGAAAAAATCAATCATAAAGTGGGTAGAAACATTATTGTCGATTGTTATTCCCCTGCCTATGGGTTTGAACAGGATGAAGACGAATGTCAAAGCATTCTAGAGAAAATAAAAGCCTCAGGTGCTACAGTGGTAGCTGTCGGGTTAGGTGCGCCTAAACAAGAAAAATGGATTAATCGCTATAAAAAAGAGTTACCTATGGTGAAAATCTTTTTAGCGATCGGTGCTACGATCGACTTTGAAGCAGGCTATAAATCCCGTTCTCCTAAATGGATGAGCGAAGCAGGATTAGAATGGTTATATCGTTTACTGTGTGAACCTCAACGGCTGTGGAAACGTTATTTAATCGAAAGTATGCCATTTTTTGGTTTAATTGTGCATCAAAAAATTATGACTGTGGTTTCTGGTCAACCTTCTATCTTATGGAAAATGTTAAAGGGAATCAGTCATAAGAAATGGGCAGTTATCAGGTTTTGGATAATAATTTTAACCTTAAGTAAAACATTTTTGTAA
- the coaE gene encoding dephospho-CoA kinase (Dephospho-CoA kinase (CoaE) performs the final step in coenzyme A biosynthesis.) codes for MNESSKRIIGLTGGIATGKSTVSHYLATVCHIRVLDADTYAREAVKKNSPILQTIKERYGSDICWQNGELNRKKLGNLIFNNSREKQWLESQIHPYVRQRFQEEIKQFQGDLIVLDIPLLFESQLTHLVTEIWVVYCSYEQQLQRLMNRNHLSEEEAIARIKSQLPIEEKVKKADIILDNSSTVEKLYQQIDQVMKNK; via the coding sequence ATGAATGAAAGCTCAAAACGTATTATTGGGTTAACCGGAGGAATCGCCACAGGAAAAAGTACGGTTTCTCATTATTTAGCCACTGTTTGCCATATTCGGGTTTTAGATGCTGATACTTACGCTAGGGAAGCAGTTAAGAAAAATTCTCCTATTTTACAAACCATTAAGGAACGATATGGCTCCGATATTTGTTGGCAGAACGGGGAATTAAATCGTAAGAAATTAGGTAATCTTATTTTTAATAATTCGAGAGAAAAACAATGGTTAGAAAGTCAAATTCATCCCTATGTTAGACAACGATTTCAAGAAGAAATTAAACAGTTTCAAGGGGATCTTATTGTCTTAGATATTCCGTTATTATTTGAATCTCAATTAACCCATTTAGTAACAGAAATTTGGGTGGTTTACTGTTCCTATGAACAACAATTACAACGATTAATGAATAGGAACCACTTAAGTGAAGAAGAGGCGATCGCTCGCATTAAAAGCCAGTTGCCCATCGAAGAGAAAGTCAAAAAGGCTGATATTATTCTTGATAATTCTTCTACAGTAGAGAAACTATATCAACAAATCGATCAAGTAATGAAAAATAAATGA
- a CDS encoding zf-TFIIB domain-containing protein, with product MKVLRCPKCRGKLEPIIYEGIEVDRCCQCSGIWFDSSEAENLKKLRGSEKIDIGHLSQKNDKEVLETDVFCPHCDLAMIKMFDIDKHPIWYETCPQCQGIWFDAGEFKKFKDNFAHPKLLSKALNLFGFKKK from the coding sequence ATGAAGGTATTAAGGTGTCCTAAGTGTAGAGGAAAACTAGAACCAATTATTTATGAAGGTATCGAAGTCGATCGCTGTTGTCAATGTAGTGGGATTTGGTTTGACTCCTCAGAAGCAGAAAACCTTAAAAAGCTCAGAGGTTCAGAAAAAATTGATATTGGACACTTAAGTCAAAAAAATGACAAAGAAGTTTTAGAAACGGATGTGTTTTGCCCCCATTGTGATCTGGCCATGATCAAAATGTTTGATATTGATAAACATCCTATTTGGTACGAAACCTGTCCTCAATGTCAAGGCATTTGGTTCGATGCCGGGGAATTCAAAAAATTTAAAGATAACTTTGCTCATCCTAAATTATTATCCAAAGCCTTGAATCTGTTTGGCTTTAAGAAAAAATAA